The Mytilus galloprovincialis chromosome 7, xbMytGall1.hap1.1, whole genome shotgun sequence genome has a window encoding:
- the LOC143084126 gene encoding uncharacterized protein LOC143084126, giving the protein MSWRSDIGDALMHDYEIGLSSTASSSAPDIVPFRSTKHHFRFRLNHPDVPDGKEFFVIIKSISKAAVEGLQSIGPFIVDTTKPQFSGVKIDVNLKDEFLIANWTTNAFEDPNDPYPMHFQYAVGHRPNTYDIQHFRDLLFTGKCKRTIPATCTALPVSSLKWSLHGHHNYYFTIKATNLAGLSVMKTSVTYTHDVQLPAKGIVIDVPMMLNQSAQANKDIEDIDFSTDKTSLAVSWTGFAHPHESVNFSGCVGTLPKMCDVSAMTAFTESPSFSFKGLTLIPFQMYYVTLEARTRGGSVKVSSDGIRVLDINQNLTGINVWDGINCTDAPDLNNSHHSQDTRPKCKEDIAFQTSTSTLNVYWTIPAVYNDYVRDAFVRLEERLVGDVWMAFQPYTYVGRHRHETLTELDLKPGKSYRAVLKFCSEDICFPPVYGTGVTITSRPPSTGDIIVQMEDSIKHQLIVTFEKMFDPDIDDHAEAQSVVYFYEWALGDTVGIHTVWNEIDNGITLDADHVC; this is encoded by the exons atgtCCTGGAGATCGGATATTGGCGATGCATTGATGCACGATTACGAAATTGGGTTGTCGTCGACAGCAAGTAGCAGTGCCCCCGATATAGTTCCATTTCGATCAACCAAACATCATTTCCGTTTCCGACTTAATCACCCAGATGTTCCTGATGGAAAGGAATTTTTCGTTATCATAAAGTCCATCAGCAAAGCAGCAGTCGAGGGGTTACAG AGTATCGGACCGTTTATTGTTGATACAACTAAACCACAGTTTTCTGGTGTAAAAATAGACGTAAACTTAAAGGATGAATTCTTAATTGCTAATTGGACAACGAATGCTTTTGAGGATCCTAATGATCCGTATCCGATGCACTTCCAGTATGCAGTTG GTCACAGACCAAATACATACGACATTCAACACTTCAGAGACTTGCTGTTCACAGGAAAGTGTAAACGCACGATACCAGCCACATGTACTGCTTTACCTGTATCAAGTCTTAAATGGTCACTTCACGGTCACCATAACTACTACTTTACTATTAAAGCTACAAACTTAGCAGGACTTTCAGTGATGAAGACATCTGTCACTTATACTCATGATGTGCAGCTACCAGCCAAAGGAATAGTTATTGATGTCCCTATGATGCTTAATCAATCGGCACAGGCTAATAAG GATATCGAAGATATTGATTTTAGTACGGATAAGACATCATTAGCTGTATCATGGACCGGCTTTGCGCATCCCCACGAAAGTGTTAATTTCAGTGGTTGTGTTGGGACACTCCCGAAAATGTGTGACGTTTCAGCAATGACAGCTTTTACGGAGTCAccatctttttcttttaaaggTCTAACTTTGATACCGTTTCAG ATGTATTATGTTACCCTAGAAGCACGCACTAGAGGGGGAAGCGTTAAAGTTAGTTCAGATGGTATCAGAGTCCTCGATATCAATCAAAATTTAACTGGAATTAATGTTTGGGATGGCATCAATTGTACtg ATGCACCAGACCTTAATAACAGTCATCATAGCCAG GACACTCGACCTAAATGTAAAGAAGATATTGCCTTCCAAACATCCACATCAACCCTAAACGTGTATTGGACTATACCGGCGGTGTACAATGACTATGTGAGGGATGCCTTTGTTAGATTAGAAGAAAGACTTGTTGGTG ATGTGTGGATGGCATTTCAACCATATACATATGTCGGAAGACATCGACATGAAACATTAACTGAGTTAGACCTAAAACCAGGAAAATCCTACCGagcagttttaaaattttgtagtGAGGATATATGCTTTCCACCGGTGTATGGCACAGGTGTTACCATAACTTCGAGACCTCCGTCAACAGGGGATATCATTGTACAGATGGAAGATTCAATTAAGCATCAG CTTATAGTTACATTTGAGAAGATGTTTGACCCTGATATTGATGACCATGCAGAGGCTCAAAGTGTTGTTTACTTTTATGAGTGGGCGTTAGGTGATACTGTTGGTATACATACAGTTTGGAATGAAATTGACAACGGGATTACACTAGACGCTGATCACGTATGCTAG